One Spiroplasma endosymbiont of Dioctria linearis DNA segment encodes these proteins:
- the trmB gene encoding tRNA (guanosine(46)-N7)-methyltransferase TrmB gives MRLRNKNWTKDFIEQNLKFLITTEEKINPINFFLKRQDTFLEIGCGKGQFVVNQAIQNSNKNFIAMEKESTVIGVALKKALNKENFNLNNLLFLNNFAENLLDIFEANSLKGIFLNFSDPWPKAKHYKKRLTYVTFLEIYWELLENNGVIEIKTDNDQLYNFSLDQIRESKFKVLYKTSDLYSNKYLLKDNIATEYEQKFHSIGKKINKIIIKKEV, from the coding sequence ATGAGATTAAGAAATAAAAATTGAACAAAAGATTTTATTGAACAAAACTTAAAGTTCTTAATAACTACAGAAGAGAAAATTAATCCAATAAATTTTTTTCTAAAAAGACAAGATACATTTTTAGAAATAGGTTGTGGAAAGGGTCAATTTGTCGTTAATCAAGCAATTCAAAACTCTAATAAAAATTTTATTGCTATGGAAAAAGAAAGTACTGTAATAGGAGTTGCTTTAAAAAAGGCGCTTAACAAAGAAAATTTTAATTTAAATAATTTACTGTTCTTAAATAATTTTGCTGAAAATTTATTGGATATTTTTGAAGCCAACTCTTTAAAAGGTATATTTTTAAATTTTTCAGATCCTTGACCAAAAGCAAAGCATTATAAAAAAAGATTAACTTATGTAACTTTCCTAGAAATTTATTGAGAGTTATTAGAAAATAATGGAGTTATTGAAATTAAAACAGATAATGATCAATTATATAATTTTAGTTTAGATCAGATTAGAGAATCTAAATTTAAAGTTCTTTATAAAACTAGTGATCTATACTCAAATAAATATTTATTGAAAGATAATATAGCAACTGAATATGAGCAAAAATTTCATTCTATTGGTAAAAAAATTAATAAAATTATAATTAAAAAAGAGGTCTAG
- the mgtE gene encoding magnesium transporter yields MLEREEQLKTLSEEIEKAIQANDIKELRKLEENHYPQDIAEALEKLDEKIIIVALRLFTNDTSSEIFPHLDTDIQEEIINKMSSKQVSQLFSELYTDDIVDILEEMPSNIVKKILRASTAEARAQINSILKYNDDTAGSIMSVDYTRFKINWTVTEAIEKIRERDEESEDHNTFYVVDDLNNLKGIVELKDLVFSKGESLLSEVMDERVIFAYTKDDQESVIELFKKYDITTLPVINVQQKLVGIVTVDDVLDVIEEEVTEDIHKMAGISPTDDEYFKTSIWKMVKSRSVWLLLLMISATFSQIIISTFIKIYHSKSETTISDPSYIIMMLLTPLLTVISGTTGNAGSQSSTMIVRALSLKEVETKDYARVMWKEFRVAIITGLILVLVNFIRMVIIYSIEFKGNLKDPRIWYTIATLSIAMYLSLIMAKLIGGTLPIIAKKLKLDPALMAAPLLTTLVDALSTALFFSIGLIFFASYI; encoded by the coding sequence ATGTTGGAAAGAGAAGAACAGTTAAAGACGTTAAGTGAAGAAATTGAAAAAGCGATTCAAGCAAATGATATTAAAGAATTAAGAAAATTAGAGGAAAATCATTATCCACAAGATATTGCTGAGGCTCTTGAAAAATTAGATGAAAAAATAATAATTGTTGCATTAAGATTATTCACAAATGATACAAGTAGTGAAATATTTCCTCATCTTGATACAGATATTCAAGAAGAAATAATTAACAAAATGTCTTCAAAACAAGTTAGTCAGTTATTCTCAGAATTATATACAGATGATATTGTAGATATATTAGAGGAGATGCCTTCAAATATTGTAAAGAAGATTCTAAGAGCTTCAACTGCGGAAGCTAGGGCTCAAATAAATAGTATTTTAAAATATAACGATGATACTGCTGGAAGTATTATGAGTGTTGATTATACTAGATTTAAAATTAATTGAACTGTTACAGAAGCAATTGAAAAAATTAGAGAAAGAGATGAAGAGTCAGAAGATCATAATACATTTTATGTAGTCGATGATTTAAATAATTTAAAGGGAATTGTTGAATTAAAGGATTTAGTTTTTTCAAAAGGAGAATCACTATTATCTGAAGTAATGGATGAAAGAGTTATATTTGCTTATACAAAAGATGATCAAGAAAGCGTTATAGAGCTATTTAAAAAATATGATATTACAACTCTTCCAGTTATTAATGTTCAACAAAAACTTGTAGGGATTGTTACTGTGGATGATGTTTTGGATGTGATTGAAGAAGAAGTAACTGAAGATATCCATAAAATGGCTGGTATAAGTCCAACAGACGATGAATATTTTAAGACAAGTATTTGAAAAATGGTTAAGTCTAGAAGTGTTTGATTATTGCTATTAATGATTTCTGCTACGTTTTCACAAATTATAATCTCAACTTTTATAAAAATTTATCACTCTAAAAGTGAAACCACTATCTCAGACCCAAGTTACATTATTATGATGTTATTAACTCCTTTGTTAACTGTAATTTCTGGAACTACAGGTAATGCTGGAAGTCAATCTTCAACGATGATTGTAAGGGCATTATCTTTAAAAGAGGTTGAAACCAAAGATTATGCAAGAGTAATGTGGAAAGAATTTAGAGTAGCTATCATTACAGGCTTAATACTTGTTTTAGTAAATTTTATAAGAATGGTAATTATCTACTCAATTGAGTTTAAAGGCAATTTAAAGGATCCTAGAATATGATATACAATTGCTACACTTTCAATTGCTATGTATCTATCGTTAATAATGGCAAAATTAATTGGAGGAACACTTCCAATAATTGCTAAAAAACTGAAATTAGATCCTGCATTGATGGCAGCTCCGTTATTAACAACTTTAGTAGATGCTCTTTCAACTGCATTATTTTTCTCAATAGGTTTAATTTTCTTTGCAAGTTATATTTAA
- a CDS encoding EAL domain-containing protein, with product MDIISVLITCLSYTAIIAFCYTLVWGLTRHLFKKIEIYYEILLGFILGFVSTFSLIIISILGINTGNLGITILLPTFLYWVAIVFISPFSGIGILTCNILNLAVFSSLFSNYFGKPTGAWNITMLTLAYIIPVVNYLISRFWINVSNWSNWSITTISILIVGLIWALATIKNSQALDNLTNLLFWLGSGYLAYAYIAVINQIYLHALKLQNIVVYDNTYYLNFTSAHQQISNKIQEHKYKYGLYVTYFISNFEKFEAKVNGSIREEVVNSISEESYTLLQKQFPNAIFFKPNYKTFATFIPFEIKDEFSEKNNLELKKIKEIFSKVNTSFIISNYKISVKLKSICSFYGLHSNNLDTLLEYNLHVEKDLLLKYQDENIVVNPMEIIKEKNQNKKMLSLNEIANLNQFVTLFEPIYSTDKNDFEYYFLNGLIGGMDINADEFSQKSQLIMDMGLSSLFLRYISLHSLKKMAKQNDKIKNKKFFTNYDSDYLSDKDFDSDEFILKLKNLKINLFKLVLNFDINKEVDDKKELEKNIERLKKHGIQISISNFGSLKTDFTLLNSYKPNFIVLENEIAKKINFVKENENIVIESLKIAKKLEAKLVASSVNSYLIYKHLKQLGVKLFTGELIGSSIEPRENISDELKYLLNK from the coding sequence ATGGATATTATAAGTGTTTTAATTACATGTCTCTCTTATACAGCAATTATTGCTTTTTGTTATACTTTAGTTTGAGGTTTAACAAGACATCTATTTAAGAAAATAGAAATATATTATGAAATACTTTTAGGTTTTATTTTAGGTTTTGTTTCAACATTTTCTCTTATTATAATTTCAATTCTTGGAATTAACACTGGTAATTTAGGAATAACAATTTTGCTACCAACTTTTTTATATTGAGTTGCTATAGTTTTTATTTCACCATTTAGTGGTATTGGAATTTTGACTTGTAACATTTTAAACTTAGCAGTTTTTTCTTCACTTTTTAGTAATTACTTTGGTAAACCTACTGGGGCTTGAAATATAACAATGCTAACGTTGGCTTACATAATTCCTGTTGTAAATTACTTAATATCAAGATTTTGAATTAATGTTTCAAATTGGTCAAATTGGTCAATAACAACAATTAGCATACTTATAGTTGGCTTAATTTGAGCCTTAGCTACAATTAAAAATTCACAAGCGCTTGATAATTTAACAAACTTACTTTTTTGATTAGGAAGTGGTTATTTGGCCTATGCATATATTGCTGTTATCAATCAAATATATTTGCATGCTTTAAAACTTCAAAATATTGTAGTATATGATAATACTTATTATTTGAACTTTACATCAGCCCATCAACAAATATCAAATAAGATTCAAGAACATAAATATAAGTATGGATTATATGTAACATATTTTATTTCAAATTTTGAAAAGTTTGAAGCAAAAGTAAATGGAAGTATAAGAGAGGAAGTTGTAAATTCAATTTCAGAGGAAAGTTATACTTTATTGCAAAAACAATTTCCTAATGCAATATTCTTTAAACCAAATTATAAAACATTTGCAACATTTATTCCATTTGAAATTAAAGATGAATTTAGTGAAAAAAATAATTTGGAGTTAAAAAAAATTAAAGAGATTTTTTCTAAGGTCAATACCTCATTTATAATTTCCAATTATAAGATTAGTGTAAAATTAAAATCTATTTGCTCTTTCTATGGACTGCATTCAAATAATTTAGATACTTTATTAGAATATAATTTACATGTTGAAAAAGATTTGTTACTTAAATATCAAGATGAAAATATAGTTGTTAATCCGATGGAAATAATAAAAGAGAAAAATCAAAATAAGAAAATGTTGTCTCTAAATGAAATTGCAAATTTAAATCAGTTTGTAACTCTATTTGAACCAATTTATTCGACTGATAAAAATGACTTTGAGTATTATTTTTTAAACGGTCTTATAGGTGGTATGGATATAAATGCAGATGAATTTTCTCAAAAAAGTCAATTGATAATGGATATGGGTTTATCATCTTTATTTTTGAGATATATCTCACTTCATTCATTAAAAAAAATGGCTAAGCAAAATGATAAAATAAAGAATAAGAAATTTTTTACAAATTATGACAGTGATTATTTATCTGATAAGGATTTTGATTCAGATGAGTTTATTTTAAAATTAAAAAATCTTAAAATAAACTTATTTAAATTAGTGCTTAATTTTGATATAAATAAAGAAGTAGATGATAAAAAAGAGTTAGAGAAAAATATTGAAAGACTTAAAAAACACGGGATCCAAATATCAATAAGTAATTTTGGTTCTCTTAAAACAGACTTTACTCTATTAAATTCTTACAAGCCTAATTTTATTGTTCTAGAAAATGAAATAGCAAAAAAAATAAATTTTGTAAAGGAAAATGAAAATATAGTAATTGAAAGTTTGAAAATAGCAAAAAAATTAGAGGCAAAATTAGTAGCTTCATCAGTAAATAGCTACTTAATTTATAAACATCTTAAACAGTTGGGAGTTAAATTATTTACTGGTGAATTAATTGGAAGTTCAATAGAACCAAGAGAAAATATATCAGATGAGTTAAAATATTTATTAAATAAATAA
- the smpB gene encoding SsrA-binding protein SmpB, which translates to MGEHVLLKNKKAYFNYEILDTWEVGIVLTGPEIKSIRNKDVSIEESFILIRKGQVEILNMNIKNYEFANHIKQDPSRNRILLMHKSEIKKIIKRVQLENLTLIPLKLYLKDNLAKIEIALGKGKKEIDKRETIKKRDIERRLSKIK; encoded by the coding sequence ATGGGTGAGCATGTATTATTAAAAAATAAAAAAGCATATTTTAATTATGAAATATTAGATACTTGAGAAGTGGGAATAGTTTTAACTGGTCCAGAAATTAAATCAATTAGAAATAAAGATGTGTCTATTGAGGAATCCTTTATTCTTATTAGAAAAGGTCAAGTCGAAATTTTAAATATGAATATAAAAAATTATGAATTTGCAAATCACATTAAACAAGATCCATCTAGGAATAGAATTTTGCTTATGCATAAAAGTGAAATAAAAAAAATTATAAAGAGAGTTCAATTAGAGAACCTTACTCTAATTCCTTTAAAATTATATTTGAAAGATAACTTGGCAAAAATAGAGATAGCTTTAGGTAAGGGAAAAAAAGAAATTGATAAAAGAGAAACAATTAAAAAAAGAGATATTGAAAGAAGGTTAAGTAAAATAAAGTAG
- the rnr gene encoding ribonuclease R, whose protein sequence is MKNIILERLKKKDRLHLNDLTNNINGKYESITDALRLLQEEHLIGWTKENVIYFVGEKYRIGSIKINDKGFGFIKELNSEDDDFFVPPNALNGSISSDEVIFTVQKENDDRLKANVEDIVLRTKTSLIGEMRKSSCGRFIDFIPNEPGFKNYRIVLVNLKDFKLKEDLIVKVKILDVRDRKLFTRIQKIIGDANKAIDRIISIAYEFDIKPEFNNLTLDNAIEVAKPIDYKDEKIKRRLSNSLINKNLVTIDGADSKDLDDAIYVEKTNKGYKLIVAIADVSYYVTPFSPLDNTALFRGNSVYLANKVIPMLPEKLSNGVCSLNPNEEKLCMVAEMDFDLKGNVINKKVYESIMISKARLTYKQVNELYSQKKVDIKEEIIDMLMIAKELHEIIDVERSNRGAIEFDIAEPKIILDKDSNVIEIAKRGRGISEKLIENFMVSANECVASIIFEKKLPFIYRNHDVPKEENLIEWHSILRALGVNVKLNELDKINPKMIKHALTQIESQITDSTERDVINVTLLKFMEKAAYELENIGHFGLASNCYTHFTSPIRRYSDLIVHRFLKQYLISKDLRELKLEQNKNFVLKACGIINDTEKQAVSAEREVNKVCMAEYMQSKIGQEYEGIVAAVLKFGIFVQLENCVEGLIHISELPDFTFEEKTSIMVNKQNKILRLGQKVKIKVKNADVKKRIIDFVLV, encoded by the coding sequence ATGAAAAATATAATATTGGAGCGGTTAAAGAAAAAAGATAGACTGCATTTAAATGACTTAACTAATAATATTAATGGAAAATATGAAAGTATTACGGATGCTTTAAGATTACTTCAAGAAGAGCATTTAATTGGTTGGACTAAAGAAAATGTTATTTATTTTGTTGGAGAAAAATATAGAATTGGGTCAATAAAAATAAATGATAAAGGGTTTGGATTTATAAAAGAATTAAACAGTGAAGATGATGATTTCTTTGTTCCTCCAAATGCACTTAATGGTTCTATTTCATCTGATGAAGTTATTTTTACTGTTCAAAAAGAAAATGATGATAGACTTAAAGCAAATGTAGAAGATATTGTTTTAAGAACTAAAACATCATTAATTGGAGAAATGAGAAAAAGTAGTTGTGGTAGGTTTATAGATTTTATTCCCAATGAACCCGGATTTAAGAATTATAGAATCGTATTAGTTAATTTGAAAGATTTTAAGTTAAAAGAAGATTTAATTGTAAAAGTTAAAATATTAGATGTAAGAGATAGAAAACTATTTACAAGAATTCAAAAAATAATTGGAGATGCAAATAAGGCAATAGATAGAATTATTTCAATTGCCTATGAATTTGATATTAAACCAGAATTTAATAATTTGACATTGGATAATGCAATTGAGGTTGCAAAGCCAATTGATTATAAAGATGAAAAAATTAAAAGAAGACTTTCTAATTCTTTAATTAATAAAAATTTAGTAACAATTGATGGTGCAGATTCAAAAGATTTAGATGATGCAATTTATGTTGAAAAAACAAATAAGGGATATAAACTTATTGTAGCTATTGCAGATGTAAGTTATTATGTAACTCCATTTTCACCTTTAGATAACACAGCTTTATTTAGAGGTAATTCTGTTTATTTAGCCAACAAAGTAATACCAATGCTTCCTGAAAAATTATCTAATGGAGTTTGTAGTTTAAATCCCAATGAAGAAAAACTTTGCATGGTAGCAGAAATGGATTTTGATCTAAAAGGGAATGTTATAAATAAAAAAGTTTATGAATCAATTATGATATCAAAAGCACGTTTAACTTATAAACAAGTTAATGAACTTTATTCTCAAAAAAAAGTAGACATTAAAGAAGAAATTATAGATATGCTAATGATAGCAAAAGAGCTTCATGAAATAATTGATGTGGAAAGATCAAATAGAGGAGCAATTGAATTTGATATTGCAGAGCCAAAGATAATATTAGATAAGGATTCTAATGTAATTGAAATTGCAAAGCGTGGAAGAGGTATTAGTGAAAAACTAATTGAGAACTTCATGGTAAGTGCAAACGAATGCGTAGCAAGTATTATTTTTGAAAAGAAATTGCCCTTTATTTATAGAAATCATGATGTTCCAAAAGAAGAAAATCTTATTGAATGGCATTCAATATTAAGAGCTTTAGGAGTAAATGTAAAATTAAATGAGTTAGATAAAATAAATCCCAAAATGATTAAACATGCATTAACTCAAATTGAAAGTCAAATAACAGATTCTACTGAAAGAGATGTTATTAATGTTACTTTATTAAAGTTTATGGAAAAAGCTGCATATGAATTGGAGAATATAGGTCACTTTGGATTAGCAAGTAATTGTTATACACATTTTACAAGTCCAATTAGAAGGTATAGTGATTTAATTGTTCATAGATTTTTAAAGCAGTACTTAATTAGTAAGGATTTAAGAGAACTAAAACTGGAGCAAAATAAAAATTTTGTTTTAAAAGCTTGTGGAATTATTAATGACACTGAAAAACAAGCAGTATCAGCTGAAAGAGAAGTTAATAAAGTGTGTATGGCTGAATATATGCAATCTAAAATTGGTCAAGAGTATGAGGGAATAGTAGCTGCAGTCTTAAAATTTGGCATTTTTGTTCAACTAGAAAATTGTGTTGAAGGATTAATTCATATCTCAGAGCTTCCTGACTTTACTTTTGAAGAAAAGACAAGTATTATGGTAAACAAACAAAACAAAATTCTTAGACTAGGCCAAAAAGTAAAAATAAAAGTAAAAAATGCAGATGTTAAAAAAAGAATTATAGACTTTGTGCTTGTTTAA
- the secG gene encoding preprotein translocase subunit SecG has product MNLLAGTASQQTLANQIILGFEILGLIVSILMIIVGLVQNKSSQTGLSALNGGNDELFSNSKERGMDKTTSIWMFSLGITLFIITIVMGIISNTVLS; this is encoded by the coding sequence ATGAATTTACTTGCCGGAACAGCGTCACAACAAACACTAGCAAATCAAATAATTTTAGGTTTTGAAATTCTTGGTTTAATTGTCTCAATATTAATGATAATTGTTGGTTTAGTACAGAACAAAAGCTCGCAAACTGGATTAAGTGCATTAAATGGTGGTAATGATGAATTATTCTCAAACTCCAAAGAGAGAGGTATGGATAAGACAACATCAATTTGGATGTTCAGCTTAGGAATTACACTATTTATAATTACAATTGTAATGGGAATTATTTCAAACACTGTTCTAAGTTAA
- a CDS encoding rhodanese-like domain-containing protein: MQWLEYIFKFLEKIFRKNAFKAKYKTKNMKSLNNILKSKKWQVIDIRNSISYNQNHLKGSINIPLLTFNLKYFKILDKKNKVLIIDEDSRSHLSIYKSLKAKGFKSYILYEGYKNIKNNADFDKLTKVIVY; encoded by the coding sequence ATGCAATGACTAGAATATATATTTAAATTTTTAGAAAAAATTTTTAGAAAAAATGCTTTTAAGGCTAAATATAAAACAAAAAATATGAAAAGTCTCAATAATATTTTAAAGAGTAAAAAGTGACAAGTAATTGATATTAGAAATAGTATTTCATATAACCAAAATCACCTTAAAGGATCTATAAATATTCCTCTACTTACTTTTAATTTAAAGTATTTTAAAATATTGGATAAAAAAAATAAGGTACTTATTATTGATGAAGATTCTAGAAGTCATTTATCTATTTATAAGAGTTTAAAAGCAAAGGGTTTTAAATCATACATTTTGTATGAAGGCTACAAAAATATTAAGAATAATGCGGATTTTGATAAATTAACTAAAGTTATTGTTTATTAA
- a CDS encoding helix-turn-helix transcriptional regulator, translating into MEKNIIKTFSKNMKRIRVDAKLTQEELSFTSELHRNYISDTERGKRNISLKSVEKIAKALNVEPIEFFRDVD; encoded by the coding sequence ATGGAAAAAAACATTATAAAAACATTTAGTAAGAACATGAAAAGAATAAGGGTAGATGCAAAATTAACACAGGAAGAATTAAGCTTCACTTCAGAGCTACACAGAAATTATATTTCCGATACTGAAAGAGGTAAAAGAAATATATCATTAAAATCTGTTGAAAAAATAGCAAAAGCACTAAATGTAGAGCCAATTGAATTTTTTAGGGACGTAGATTAG
- the whiA gene encoding DNA-binding protein WhiA produces MSFAMEVKEEILNHTFTNEQKIMLLSGFIKYNGEIIYANSGVALRLTSNSNNIIRHVFSLLKTIYNGKIEISIIQVQKLRNSKSYQLTLTENIIEFLSKNDIFHPELANKIIEINLEKYIKKTWEGLTRAYISGLFIAIGSVNSPETTNYHLELQFKENESAQYIRKVLNKYHFNFKTTNKGNKIVCYIKKSIAVSDFLKFIDAPISVMKFENTRINRDVSNNINRMINIDIYNQQKSSETGLKQIEEIKKIIKNNLLLELSPKAQLLSEIRLENPDASFSELEVLMNDKNISITKSGISNLFRMINKLANTIGE; encoded by the coding sequence ATGTCTTTTGCAATGGAAGTTAAAGAAGAAATTTTGAACCACACTTTTACAAATGAGCAAAAGATTATGTTACTCTCTGGTTTTATAAAATATAATGGTGAAATTATATATGCAAATAGTGGAGTTGCTTTAAGACTTACAAGTAATAGTAATAACATTATTAGACATGTATTTTCGCTTTTAAAAACAATATATAATGGAAAAATTGAGATATCAATTATACAAGTTCAAAAACTTAGAAATAGTAAAAGTTATCAGCTTACGCTAACTGAAAATATCATTGAATTTTTATCAAAAAATGATATATTTCATCCAGAATTAGCAAATAAAATAATTGAAATTAATTTAGAAAAATATATTAAAAAAACTTGAGAAGGATTAACACGAGCCTATATCTCTGGACTATTTATAGCTATTGGAAGTGTTAATTCTCCTGAAACTACAAATTATCATTTAGAGTTACAATTTAAAGAAAATGAATCAGCTCAATATATTAGAAAAGTTTTAAATAAATATCACTTTAACTTTAAAACTACAAATAAAGGAAATAAAATAGTTTGCTATATTAAAAAATCTATAGCTGTTTCTGATTTCCTAAAATTCATAGATGCTCCAATTTCTGTTATGAAATTTGAAAACACAAGAATTAATAGAGATGTTAGCAACAATATAAATAGAATGATAAATATAGATATCTATAATCAGCAGAAATCGTCAGAGACTGGCTTAAAGCAGATAGAAGAGATTAAAAAGATTATAAAAAATAATCTTCTCCTAGAATTATCGCCTAAAGCTCAGTTATTGTCAGAAATAAGATTAGAGAATCCAGACGCATCATTTTCAGAATTGGAAGTCTTAATGAACGATAAAAATATATCAATAACAAAATCTGGAATAAGCAATTTATTTAGAATGATAAATAAATTGGCAAATACAATTGGAGAATAA
- a CDS encoding prolipoprotein diacylglyceryl transferase, protein MFYSWIQKDNWKEATEWWTVRDDYGIIHIYALTMTLGVIFAVGISAIKLYRRGVSLTELWIGAAIIVPVSLIGASFFGKLNAAGYGQNNSGFFGLFAFWNGGMAIHGGVYVGTLAGLIIFYFLGRRTKVSLWVYTDCIIPNILIGQGIGRWGNFFNHEIFGKPLAEWNNGNTTALKWLPNFIKTNMVWTYNGKAGEKLNGLELSPGTEYIMSPIFLYESISLIAAWLIITFIIPNIGKWFGKKPWKVNPEENYEGISKFHIWKKEVYANHHKKEIEFYKTEITKIDDKNYVKRKWKQGKLLSKCNNPENYTLIRSGVQAGAYFFAWNLVRFILEVGRPDDHLFLMYQRTLSLTIIGLSMFFGLLVAIMAQFVFPYLFRTTGFIYEQEYFYLDHENNKEFKKEIETKKIEKNKIKEEKARQKLKEKLEKK, encoded by the coding sequence ATGTTTTATAGCTGAATACAAAAGGACAATTGAAAAGAAGCTACAGAATGATGAACTGTTAGAGATGATTATGGAATTATTCATATTTATGCACTAACAATGACTTTGGGAGTTATTTTTGCTGTCGGTATCTCTGCAATAAAACTTTATAGAAGAGGAGTTTCACTTACTGAATTATGAATTGGAGCAGCTATAATTGTTCCAGTATCTTTAATAGGAGCAAGTTTTTTTGGTAAGTTAAATGCAGCGGGTTATGGTCAAAATAACTCTGGTTTTTTTGGACTCTTTGCTTTCTGAAATGGTGGTATGGCAATTCATGGTGGAGTTTATGTTGGAACTTTGGCAGGATTAATAATATTTTATTTTTTAGGTAGAAGAACGAAAGTATCATTATGGGTATATACTGATTGCATAATCCCAAATATTCTTATTGGTCAGGGAATTGGAAGATGAGGAAATTTCTTTAATCATGAAATATTTGGTAAACCATTAGCAGAATGAAATAATGGTAATACTACTGCATTGAAGTGACTGCCAAATTTTATAAAAACAAATATGGTATGAACTTATAATGGAAAAGCAGGGGAAAAACTAAATGGTTTAGAATTATCACCTGGTACAGAATATATTATGTCACCAATATTTCTATATGAATCAATAAGTTTAATAGCAGCATGGTTAATAATAACTTTTATAATACCTAACATTGGTAAATGGTTTGGGAAAAAACCTTGAAAAGTAAATCCTGAAGAAAATTATGAAGGAATATCTAAATTTCATATTTGAAAAAAAGAAGTATATGCAAATCATCATAAAAAAGAAATTGAATTTTATAAGACTGAAATAACTAAAATTGATGATAAAAATTATGTTAAAAGAAAATGAAAACAAGGAAAACTTTTATCCAAATGTAACAACCCTGAAAACTATACTCTAATTAGATCGGGGGTGCAAGCAGGAGCATATTTCTTTGCGTGAAACTTGGTAAGATTCATTTTAGAAGTAGGAAGACCAGATGATCATTTATTCTTAATGTATCAAAGAACTTTATCTTTAACCATAATTGGTTTATCAATGTTCTTTGGTTTATTAGTAGCAATAATGGCACAATTTGTTTTTCCATATTTATTTAGAACTACAGGTTTTATATATGAACAAGAATATTTCTACTTAGACCATGAAAATAATAAGGAGTTTAAAAAGGAAATAGAAACAAAGAAAATAGAGAAAAACAAGATTAAAGAAGAAAAAGCAAGACAAAAATTAAAAGAAAAATTAGAAAAAAAATAG
- the trxB gene encoding thioredoxin-disulfide reductase — MKNHINVDYDLIIAGAGPAGLSAAIYAGRAGLNVLVLEKEAPGGKVIKTGEIENYPGFTNIQGPDLAMHFFEQATAMGAKFEFSGLKDFEKKESFNITLENGKTLTSKALVIATGTKENLLGVPGEIELYGKGVSYCAVCDGSFYKEMPVAVVGGGYSAIEEAIFLTRFVSKVYLIHRSKKFRVDNKTLEKAKNNEKIVFILDSVVESIEGSDKVSLIKIKNVLENNTSKIDVNAVFPFIGHYPVTSFVKQIQILNEEKHIIGDERMKTKIEGLFVAGDVRNTPFRQIATATSDGAIAGQNAVNYIENLD; from the coding sequence ATGAAAAATCATATTAATGTTGATTATGATTTGATAATAGCAGGTGCAGGACCTGCTGGTTTGAGTGCAGCAATATATGCTGGTAGAGCAGGTTTAAATGTACTTGTTTTAGAAAAAGAAGCACCTGGAGGTAAGGTTATTAAAACTGGAGAAATTGAAAATTATCCAGGGTTTACAAATATTCAAGGACCAGATTTAGCTATGCATTTTTTTGAGCAAGCAACAGCAATGGGGGCAAAATTTGAGTTCTCTGGTTTAAAAGATTTTGAAAAAAAAGAATCCTTTAATATAACATTAGAAAATGGAAAAACTTTAACTTCAAAAGCGCTAGTAATTGCTACTGGAACAAAAGAGAATTTATTAGGGGTTCCAGGGGAAATTGAACTTTATGGTAAGGGAGTTTCTTATTGTGCTGTTTGCGATGGAAGCTTTTATAAGGAAATGCCTGTGGCAGTTGTTGGCGGGGGATATAGTGCAATTGAAGAAGCTATATTTTTAACAAGATTTGTCTCAAAAGTATATTTAATTCATAGAAGTAAGAAATTTAGAGTTGATAATAAAACATTAGAAAAGGCTAAAAATAATGAAAAAATAGTATTTATTTTGGATTCAGTTGTTGAAAGTATTGAAGGTAGTGATAAAGTCTCACTAATTAAAATCAAAAATGTATTAGAAAATAATACATCAAAAATTGATGTTAATGCTGTTTTTCCATTTATTGGACATTATCCAGTCACAAGTTTTGTAAAACAAATTCAGATATTAAATGAAGAAAAACACATTATTGGTGATGAAAGAATGAAAACTAAAATAGAAGGTCTATTCGTGGCTGGAGATGTTAGAAATACACCATTTAGACAAATTGCAACAGCTACTTCTGATGGAGCGATTGCGGGTCAAAATGCTGTAAATTATATTGAAAATCTTGATTAA